CAAAGGGAAATTCATTGGAAAAACTACTTTTCGGCCTTGGGATTCGCCATGTCGGTGCTAAAGCAGCTAAAACGCTGGCTCAAGAATTTGGCACCATGGAAAAATTATCTTCAGCAACAAAGGATGAATTGATTGCAATTAATGAAATCGGCGATAAGATGGCAGATTCGATTGTCAGCTTTTTTGAACAAGAGGGCGCTTCTGAACTAATTCAAGAATTAGTGGCAGCCGGTGTAAGTATGGAGTACAAAGGAGCAAAACCAGTTTCTGCTGCGGAGTCAGATTCGTTCTTTGCTGGAAAAACGGTTGTTCTGACAGGGAAATTAGAACGATTAACAAGAAATGAAGCAAAAGAAAAAATCGAAGCGCTCGGCGGCAATGTTGCAGGCAGTGTAAGCAAAAAAACTCACCTTGTCATTGCTGGTGAGGATGCCGGATCGAAGCTGACCAAAGCCCAAGAACTTGGAATTGAGGTTTGGGACGAGGAGAAACTCATTGAAGTATTAAATTAAGTTAGAGGTGGAACAACGTGAGAAAGCTCTCATTGCTTATGATCTCCCTGGTCTTCTTATTGAGTGCATGTGGACCAAAATTTCAAGGGCAAAATCAAGTTGTCCAAACGAATGATAAAGCTAAGGGAAAAGCGATTATTCCAAGCTACAATATTTCGGACAATTATTATCGAACGATTTTACCCTTTAAACCAGGGCAGGCACGCGGGATGGTCGTTAATGATATTAATACACGATATGATTTAAATGAATTTGAAATGGGTCTTATGAGAATTGCCCAACACAATTTTGATACTAATAAGTATTATTTTCAAGAAGGGCAAGAAATTCCAGGAGATACCATTAAACTTTGGCTCAATCGTCAGTACACTCCTGAACAGCTGAAGAAAAATAACATGAAGGCATCGGATAATGTCGGGTTAAATCCGGTTGATACGGGTACACCGGCAGCACCAAGCAGTCCGATCTATTTGGCCCATATATTAGAGCATGATTATTTAACGAAGGATGACAAAGGAAATGTTGCATTAGGCGGTGTAGTCATTGGACTAGCCCTAAATTCAACTTACTATTATCGTGTAACAAATAGTAATGGCACTTTCAATGAAATGGAGAAAACAGTGTCTTACAATGAAATGCAAAGCCAAGGAAAGAGTATCGCGGCAGAGGTTGTCAAGCGATTGAGGAACATGAAAGATTTAGCAGATGTTCCAATTACGATTGCACTGTTTGAGCAGCAAAGCAAAACATCCGTTATTCCGGGCAACTTTATCAGCTATGCAACCGTTGATAAAGGAAGTTCGAGCTTAAATTCATGGCAAAAGGTCAATGAAAAGTACTACCTATTTCCTTCTACGGAAGCTCAGACTGACCATCGTGATGACGAAACAGAATTCCTGAACTTTAAGCAGGATGTAGAGCAGTATTTTCCAAACTTTAATGGCGTCATCGGCAAAGCTTTCTATTCCGATGATCAGCTGTCAGATCTGAATATCACGATTCCTATTCAATTTTACGGAAAGACAGAAGGAATTGGCTTTACCCAATACGTAACAGGACTGGTCATGGAGCATTTTCCTAAATACCTCTCCGTCTCTGTCAGTGTAACCTCCGTTGACGGTCCGGAAGCTTTAATTGTCAAAAAGGCAAACTCCACTGACCCATTTGTTTATATTTATCAGTAAGATAAGATCCGGGATCGCCCCGGGTCTTTTTTATATGGTTAACTTGGCTATTGGTTTCATTTAAAAAGAGAGTATATGCAGGGTGATAGGGGGGAGCCTCCTAGGTTTTTGGTCTGTTTTAGAAAAGAGCTTCTCCGCCCCAATGAAGACCAAGTTGAAAGATTGATTCGGAGATTTGTTCTTCATCCGCGTCATGAAGGACAATATTAAATGGACTGAGAAGAGTAAAGTCCTTCATCCGTGTCATGAAGGCCAATTTTCAAATAGCAAAGCCAAGCATTGTCCTTAACAAAATAAACCATGTGCTTCAACAATATTCAGGTAATATGTAAGGTATAGTTTTTATCATTTGCTCCAAAAAAGTGAATGATGTAGAATTGTTTTTGGATGTAAACGTTTTACTACATAGGAGGGTTTAGAAATGGTACAACCATACAAGCATGAACCATTAACAGATTTCACAGTTGAAGCAAACCGTCAGGCCTACCTTCGTGGATTACAAACAGTAGAGAGCTACCTTGGTCAAGATTATGACCTGTTAATTGGTGGAGAAAGAGTTGCTACTGAAGACAAAATCGTTTCCTATAATCCGGCTAATAAAGCAGAAGTCATTGGCCGTGTTTCCAAAGCAAACAAAGAACTTGCTGAAAAAGCTATGCAGGCTGCAGTTGAAGCTTTTAAAACCTGGAGAAAAACAAAGCCCGAAGTTCGCGCGGATATACTCTTTAAAGCAGCAGCCATCGTGCGTCGCCGCAAGCATGAGTTTTCTGCCCTGATGACAAAAGAAGCAGGAAAGCCTTGGAGAGAAGCGGATGCCGATACTGCTGAAGGAATTGACTTCCTAGAATATTATGCACGCCAAATGCTGGAACTGAAAGATGGTGTACCAGTTCAAAGCCGTCCATATGAACATAATCGTTACAACTACATCCCGCTTGGAGTGGGGATCATTATTTCACCTTGGAATTTCCCATTTGCGATCATGGCAGGAACCACTGTTGCGGCCATTGTTACAGGGAATACTGTTTTATTAAAACCTGCATCAACCACCCCAATTATTGCTGCTAAATTTGTTGAAGTGATGGAAGAAGCAGGACTTCCAAAAGGTGTATTAAACTTTGTACCAGGAAGCGGTGCAGAAGTTGGAGATTATTTAGTTGATCATAAAGATACTCGTTTTATCAGTTTTACAGGTTCACGTGATGTAGGTCTGCGTATTTTTGATCGTTCATCTAAAATCAGTGAAGGCCAAATTTGGATGAAACGTTTAATTGCGGAAATGGGCGGAAAGGATACCATCGTTGTTGACAGCGAAGCAGATCTTGAGCTAGCTGCCCAATCCATTGTAGCTTCTGCATTTGGATTTTCAGGTCAAAAATGCTCTGCGTGTTCACGTGCTGTCATTGTGGAATCTGTCTATGACCAAGTATTAAACCGCGTTGTGGAATTGACCAACCAATTAGTAGTAGGAGATCCTACGGAACAAGGTACTTTCACGGGCCCGGTAATCGATGGCAATGCGTATAATAAAATTATGGAGTATATTGAAATTGGCAAAAACGAAGGTAAGTTAATGACAGGCGGAGAGGGAGATAATTCAAAAGGATTCTTTATCAAGCCGACAGTAATTGCTGACCTTGCACCAAAAGCCCGCCTCATGCAGGAAGAAATTTTTGGCCCTGTCGTTGGTTTCACCAAAGCGAAAAATTTTGATGAGGCTCTTGAAATTGCTAACAACACCGAATATGGTTTAACAGGAGCTGTTATTTCCAGCAATCGTGCCCATATTGAGCAAGCTTGTGAAGACTTCCATGTCGGTAATCTTTATATTAACCGCGGTTGTACTGGTGCGATCGTCGGCTATCAGCCGTTCGGCGGATTTAATATGTCAGGAACTGACTCCAAAGCAGGTGGTCCAGACTACCTAATGCTACACATGCAAGCAAAGACAACATCTGAATTGTATTAAAATAAAAACCTCTTCTCGAATCAACGGGAAGAGGTTTTTTGATCCCTGTAAAACTAAATCAGGGAGGTCTAGGTCTTGGAACGGTAAAAATACTGTCACTTTATTCATTGTCTATCGTTTATAATATTTGATAGAAAAATCATCCATTAGGGCAAGTATATGTTAGAATATGGGAGTAATGCAGGAGAAAGGAATTATTCCATTATGGGGAAACTAATAATTACCATGAGAATGAACAATGGGGGTAAAAGAATTGCTGCCGTTATATTTGCTTCATGTGACCAACATACCTCATAATGAGGGTCCAAGTGTCATTTGGACATTATTAATTTGCAATATTTTTGTTGTATCAGCAGGTATTAATTTTATCTATCGCTTATTTCGACTAAAGAATGTATTGAAATCAGGAATTGTCTTTGGAATAGCCATATTAATAAATTATATATTAATTGCAATCTATGGAGATATTTTTGATTTATTGGGGTAAGGAAGAAAAGGAGGAGTAACTAATTGAAATATTACCGTTTATGGGTAGTAGCCTTTTTATTAAAATTTATTGGCTCAGCATGGGATGCGTCCTATCATTTTAAATATTTATTCGAAGAATATTCAATCCCTCATATTGTCAATTTCTCAGGGTTTGCGCTGGGGGCCTTTTTGCTATTTAAGGAATGGAGAAAACTCCAGTTCATGACCCGGTTTTCACGAAATTTGGTGACGATTGGGTATGTGTTATTTTTGATTGGAATTCCGCTTGATTTTAGCTATCATATCGCTTATGGAATTGATTTAACCACTTGGAGCCCGACTCATTTTATATACTATATTGCGACTGACATCATGATTATAGGTGTTTGGCATGGTTTTTTTCTATTTGCAAATGACCAAAAACCTACATGGAGATCCCTGCATACATGGTTCGCAATGTTTCTCCTTGAATGTTTCTTATTCCCGAATATGCAGCAGGAAAACGGGGCGATATCCTATGACCAGTTTATTCACGG
Above is a genomic segment from Neobacillus endophyticus containing:
- the pruA gene encoding L-glutamate gamma-semialdehyde dehydrogenase, encoding MVQPYKHEPLTDFTVEANRQAYLRGLQTVESYLGQDYDLLIGGERVATEDKIVSYNPANKAEVIGRVSKANKELAEKAMQAAVEAFKTWRKTKPEVRADILFKAAAIVRRRKHEFSALMTKEAGKPWREADADTAEGIDFLEYYARQMLELKDGVPVQSRPYEHNRYNYIPLGVGIIISPWNFPFAIMAGTTVAAIVTGNTVLLKPASTTPIIAAKFVEVMEEAGLPKGVLNFVPGSGAEVGDYLVDHKDTRFISFTGSRDVGLRIFDRSSKISEGQIWMKRLIAEMGGKDTIVVDSEADLELAAQSIVASAFGFSGQKCSACSRAVIVESVYDQVLNRVVELTNQLVVGDPTEQGTFTGPVIDGNAYNKIMEYIEIGKNEGKLMTGGEGDNSKGFFIKPTVIADLAPKARLMQEEIFGPVVGFTKAKNFDEALEIANNTEYGLTGAVISSNRAHIEQACEDFHVGNLYINRGCTGAIVGYQPFGGFNMSGTDSKAGGPDYLMLHMQAKTTSELY
- a CDS encoding CamS family sex pheromone protein; this encodes MRKLSLLMISLVFLLSACGPKFQGQNQVVQTNDKAKGKAIIPSYNISDNYYRTILPFKPGQARGMVVNDINTRYDLNEFEMGLMRIAQHNFDTNKYYFQEGQEIPGDTIKLWLNRQYTPEQLKKNNMKASDNVGLNPVDTGTPAAPSSPIYLAHILEHDYLTKDDKGNVALGGVVIGLALNSTYYYRVTNSNGTFNEMEKTVSYNEMQSQGKSIAAEVVKRLRNMKDLADVPITIALFEQQSKTSVIPGNFISYATVDKGSSSLNSWQKVNEKYYLFPSTEAQTDHRDDETEFLNFKQDVEQYFPNFNGVIGKAFYSDDQLSDLNITIPIQFYGKTEGIGFTQYVTGLVMEHFPKYLSVSVSVTSVDGPEALIVKKANSTDPFVYIYQ